From Nonomuraea helvata, a single genomic window includes:
- a CDS encoding acyclic terpene utilization AtuA family protein has protein sequence MTLRIANCSGFYGDRLSAAREMVEGGPIDVLTGDWLAELTMLILAGNRLKGRPGYAPTFLRQMEDVLGPCLDKSIKIVTNAGGLDPAGCAEAVHDLATRLGASPTIAHITGDDLTGHPLDLTNADTGERLAATPLTANAYLGGRPIAAALSAGADIVVTGRVTDAALVTGPGIWRYGWGPDDLDPLAGSVVAGHIIECGCQATGGNYAFFQDVPDLAHCGFPLAELRADGSAVITKHPGTGGLVSVGTVTAQLVYELGSPRYLGPDVVARFDTITLSSDGPDRVLVSGVRGEPPPDTLKVAVNYLAGYRNTMTLVLTGLDVQAKARAAEEALWARIPRDSFDEVDVTLTDAGLLRITVMDADRHRTGRAFSSAVVETGLASYPGFYALTPPGDASPYGVYWPVLVPASEVRPRVFVNGKELPDPSPASEGATGAASTARAPSNPGAQATGQHGGPEVVDRRQGVVRVPLGRIAGARSGDKGGNANLGVWTDTQERYDWLAAYLTPDTLRSLLPALAPHRIDRHELPNLKALNFVIHGLLGRGVAASPRMDPQAKALGEELRAREVDLPPHLRG, from the coding sequence ATGACGCTGCGGATCGCGAACTGCAGCGGTTTCTACGGCGACCGCCTCTCGGCCGCGCGCGAGATGGTCGAGGGCGGGCCCATCGACGTACTGACCGGCGACTGGCTGGCCGAGCTGACCATGCTCATCCTGGCCGGCAACCGCCTCAAGGGCCGCCCGGGGTACGCGCCGACGTTCCTCCGGCAGATGGAGGACGTGCTCGGCCCTTGCCTCGATAAATCCATAAAAATCGTGACAAATGCTGGCGGCCTGGACCCTGCCGGCTGCGCCGAGGCCGTCCACGACCTCGCCACCCGCCTCGGGGCCTCCCCCACGATCGCCCACATCACGGGCGACGACCTCACCGGCCACCCCCTGGACCTGACCAACGCCGACACGGGCGAGCGCCTGGCCGCCACCCCGCTGACCGCGAACGCCTACCTCGGCGGCCGCCCGATCGCCGCCGCACTGTCGGCGGGCGCCGACATCGTCGTGACCGGCCGCGTCACGGACGCCGCCCTGGTGACGGGTCCGGGCATCTGGCGGTACGGGTGGGGGCCCGACGATCTCGACCCGCTGGCGGGCTCGGTGGTCGCGGGGCACATCATCGAATGCGGCTGCCAGGCCACGGGCGGGAATTACGCGTTCTTCCAGGACGTACCGGACCTGGCGCACTGCGGCTTCCCGCTCGCGGAGCTGCGCGCGGACGGCTCCGCCGTGATCACCAAGCACCCGGGCACCGGCGGGCTGGTCTCGGTCGGCACGGTGACGGCGCAGCTCGTGTACGAGCTGGGGAGCCCGCGCTACCTCGGCCCTGACGTGGTCGCCCGCTTCGACACGATCACGCTGTCGTCCGACGGCCCCGACCGCGTCCTGGTCTCGGGCGTCCGGGGCGAGCCGCCGCCGGACACGTTGAAGGTGGCCGTCAACTACCTGGCGGGCTACCGGAACACGATGACCCTCGTCCTGACCGGCCTGGACGTGCAGGCCAAGGCCCGGGCGGCGGAGGAGGCCCTCTGGGCCCGCATCCCCCGGGACTCGTTCGACGAGGTGGACGTCACGCTGACCGACGCGGGCCTGCTGCGGATCACGGTCATGGACGCCGACCGGCACCGGACGGGGCGGGCCTTCTCCTCCGCCGTGGTGGAAACGGGCCTGGCCAGCTACCCGGGCTTCTACGCCCTCACCCCGCCCGGCGACGCCTCGCCGTACGGGGTGTACTGGCCCGTGCTCGTGCCCGCTTCGGAGGTCCGCCCGCGCGTCTTCGTCAACGGCAAGGAACTGCCCGACCCGAGTCCCGCGTCGGAGGGGGCGACAGGGGCGGCGAGCACAGCACGCGCGCCGAGCAACCCAGGCGCGCAAGCCACCGGGCAGCACGGCGGCCCAGAGGTCGTGGACCGACGCCAGGGCGTCGTGCGGGTGCCCCTGGGGCGGATCGCCGGGGCGCGCTCCGGGGACAAGGGCGGGAACGCCAACCTGGGCGTCTGGACCGACACCCAGGAGAGGTACGACTGGCTGGCGGCGTATCTGACGCCGGACACCCTCAGAAGCCTCCTCCCGGCCCTCGCACCCCACCGCATCGACCGCCACGAGCTCCCCAACCTCAAAGCGCTCAACTTCGTCATCCACGGCCTGCTCGGCAGGGGCGTGGCGGCGAGCCCCAGGATGGACCCCCAGGCGAAGGCCCTCGGCGAGGAGCTGCGGGCGAGGGAGGTCGACCTCCCCCCGCACCTACGCGGCTGA
- a CDS encoding ROK family protein: protein MDFVVAVDVGGTTIKGGLVARDGTILHFERRDTPRGADRVIAAISAFVADLARPRPGLRQVGVGLAMPGLVTPTHAVFSAAFGWRDVPVASFADVDLPVALGHDVRSAGEAEQAYGAGGDDVLFLPIGTAGDALLVPLRERLAARLAFRRAPEVVASTLGVDAGLLGAALLGWRSAA from the coding sequence ATGGATTTCGTCGTTGCGGTTGATGTAGGCGGGACGACCATCAAGGGCGGACTTGTCGCCCGCGACGGGACGATTCTGCACTTTGAGCGCCGTGACACACCTCGCGGCGCCGACCGGGTGATCGCCGCCATCTCCGCCTTCGTCGCCGACCTGGCGCGGCCCCGGCCCGGCCTGCGCCAGGTGGGCGTGGGGCTGGCGATGCCCGGGCTGGTCACGCCCACCCACGCCGTCTTCTCCGCGGCCTTCGGGTGGCGGGACGTGCCCGTCGCGTCGTTCGCGGACGTGGACCTGCCGGTGGCGCTCGGGCACGACGTCCGTTCGGCGGGGGAGGCGGAGCAGGCGTACGGGGCCGGAGGGGACGACGTGCTGTTCCTCCCTATCGGGACGGCGGGGGACGCGCTGCTCGTGCCGCTGCGGGAGCGGCTGGCGGCGCGCCTGGCGTTCCGCCGGGCGCCGGAGGTGGTGGCGTCGACGCTCGGGGTCGACGCGGGGCTGCTCGGGGCGGCGCTGCTGGGCTGGAGATCAGCCGCGTAG
- a CDS encoding serine/threonine protein kinase: protein MNQFQPLAADDPRRLGTYDIVARLGEGGQGVVYLGKGESGDQVAVKLLHQSLVADADARTRFLREVAVAQRVARFCTAPVLHADLEGSKPYIVSEYVPGPSLREMVVNEGPRRGAALERLAISTATALAAIHRAGILHRDFKPANVLMGPEGPVVIDFGIARALDSPGATATGMAMGTPSYLAPEQLSGGAVSEAADVFAWGVTMVFAATGKPAFGADSIPVVMNRILNEEPQLGGMEGVLAELVAACLSKDPTQRPSADELIVRLTGQPAPKSAIEPVTGQQLTAAAPSGQAGGQAGPEGGKPAQGGDLYPGPWTQPVPSAGGPVQGGSDAVPQTGAFAHHVAAAQGAPAQGVPAHGGPAQAASPMGGAQAGGPQAGMPGNGPQALAGAAAPHGAPQPPQTPHGAPQTPQGAPHGGHLGAAAASGMPPHGPGMPQGQSPFKGQAGTPNGPGRPGGPTGPTRSAGAAPTKQRRTLMLSLSGAAAAALLVVVGAVVVQAKSNPKVPVVAVGNSANQSDGDGSGAGQPVDPPSTDQTPPPSVPTDTAAPVPTLDVDQPTKDPKTTKPKQHTEEPVSQVPNPVTQHPTSQPTTARPEPKKTPTKKKTKAPTVVDPQSVDQGGQSETDPSSSVSTAPQPTAKPTSKNTVAPKPNTANAASVCGSGYKVIDSHALTTNATIYLLYSASAGKNCVITMSRFVWTGKVQMNAVLQVKGGSSASTPGSFTAYAGPIRLPGKGKCVIWGGGWGTQSWKSGWSHCS from the coding sequence GTGAATCAGTTCCAGCCGTTGGCGGCGGACGATCCGCGGCGGCTGGGGACGTATGACATCGTCGCCCGGCTCGGCGAGGGCGGTCAGGGCGTTGTCTATCTGGGCAAAGGCGAGTCCGGAGACCAGGTAGCGGTCAAGCTCCTGCACCAGTCCCTCGTGGCCGACGCCGACGCCAGGACACGGTTCCTGCGCGAAGTGGCGGTGGCGCAGCGGGTGGCCAGGTTCTGCACCGCTCCGGTGCTCCACGCCGACCTGGAGGGCAGCAAGCCCTACATCGTGAGCGAGTACGTCCCGGGACCGTCACTGCGTGAGATGGTCGTCAACGAGGGGCCGCGGCGCGGCGCCGCGCTCGAACGGCTCGCGATCAGCACCGCCACCGCGCTCGCGGCCATCCACCGCGCCGGGATCCTGCACCGGGACTTCAAGCCCGCCAACGTGCTCATGGGTCCCGAGGGTCCCGTTGTGATCGACTTCGGCATCGCCCGCGCCCTTGACTCCCCTGGCGCGACCGCCACGGGGATGGCCATGGGCACGCCCTCGTACCTGGCGCCCGAGCAGCTCAGCGGTGGCGCGGTGTCCGAGGCGGCCGACGTGTTCGCGTGGGGCGTCACGATGGTGTTCGCGGCGACGGGCAAGCCCGCCTTCGGCGCCGACTCCATCCCCGTGGTGATGAACCGGATCCTGAACGAGGAGCCGCAGCTCGGGGGGATGGAGGGCGTGCTGGCCGAGCTGGTGGCCGCCTGCCTGTCGAAGGACCCGACGCAGCGGCCCAGCGCGGACGAGCTCATCGTCCGCCTCACCGGCCAGCCGGCCCCGAAGTCGGCCATCGAGCCGGTGACCGGCCAGCAGCTCACCGCCGCCGCCCCCAGTGGACAGGCGGGCGGACAGGCGGGCCCGGAGGGCGGCAAGCCCGCACAGGGCGGCGACCTCTATCCCGGTCCCTGGACCCAGCCGGTTCCTTCCGCGGGCGGTCCCGTCCAGGGCGGCTCGGATGCGGTGCCTCAGACGGGCGCGTTCGCCCACCACGTGGCGGCCGCCCAGGGTGCTCCCGCCCAAGGTGTGCCCGCACACGGCGGTCCCGCGCAGGCGGCATCGCCCATGGGCGGCGCGCAGGCGGGCGGACCGCAGGCGGGGATGCCCGGCAACGGCCCCCAGGCGCTGGCCGGAGCCGCCGCGCCGCACGGAGCCCCGCAGCCACCTCAGACTCCTCACGGCGCTCCTCAGACGCCTCAGGGCGCCCCTCACGGCGGCCACCTGGGTGCGGCGGCCGCGTCCGGCATGCCGCCTCACGGCCCCGGCATGCCCCAGGGCCAGTCCCCCTTCAAGGGGCAGGCAGGCACCCCGAACGGACCCGGCAGGCCCGGCGGCCCCACCGGCCCGACCCGCTCTGCCGGTGCCGCGCCCACGAAGCAGCGCCGCACTCTGATGCTCTCCCTGTCCGGAGCCGCGGCCGCCGCCCTCCTGGTGGTCGTCGGCGCCGTGGTGGTCCAGGCGAAGAGCAACCCGAAGGTCCCGGTGGTGGCCGTGGGCAACTCCGCCAACCAGTCCGACGGCGACGGCTCGGGCGCGGGCCAGCCCGTCGACCCCCCGTCCACGGATCAGACCCCGCCCCCGTCGGTCCCCACGGACACGGCGGCCCCGGTGCCCACCTTGGACGTGGACCAGCCCACGAAGGACCCCAAGACCACCAAGCCGAAGCAGCACACCGAGGAGCCTGTCTCCCAGGTCCCGAACCCGGTCACGCAGCATCCCACCTCCCAGCCCACGACGGCCCGGCCGGAGCCCAAGAAGACCCCGACCAAGAAGAAGACGAAAGCGCCGACCGTGGTCGACCCTCAGAGCGTGGACCAGGGAGGTCAGTCGGAGACTGATCCTTCCTCGAGCGTGTCCACCGCTCCCCAACCGACCGCCAAGCCCACCAGCAAGAACACCGTGGCGCCGAAGCCGAACACGGCCAACGCGGCCTCCGTGTGCGGCTCGGGTTACAAGGTCATCGACTCGCATGCGTTGACCACGAACGCCACGATCTACCTGCTGTACAGCGCGAGTGCGGGCAAGAACTGCGTGATCACGATGTCGCGCTTCGTATGGACCGGCAAGGTACAGATGAACGCGGTGCTGCAGGTCAAGGGTGGTTCCAGCGCAAGCACCCCCGGTAGCTTCACCGCCTATGCCGGACCGATCCGTCTGCCCGGCAAGGGCAAGTGCGTGATCTGGGGCGGCGGCTGGGGCACGCAGAGTTGGAAGTCCGGCTGGAGCCACTGCAGCTGA
- a CDS encoding phosphotransferase family protein — MTTTHIDVSAIDFAALGTWMDAQRLPQGPITGEAPVLGGTQNVMVRFERGGRPYILRRPPVHARSRSNEVLRREARVLAALRDTSVPAPRLVAAQTEREPVFYLMEPVDGFNPSTGLPEPHASDPAIRHRMGLEAAAALAELGRVDPGVLPGFGRPEGFLERQVPRWLKELDSYGDLDGYPGPDIPGLTETADWLARHLPRTFTPGIMHGDYHFANLMFASDGPRVAAIVDWEMCTIGDPLIDLGWLLATWPSSNGHVPGLPEPRELIAYYAALSERDLSAVDWYAVMACFKLGIVLEGTHARACAGKAPTDIGDVLHATTLELFERARGFMDGILS; from the coding sequence ATGACCACCACCCACATCGACGTCAGCGCCATCGACTTCGCCGCGCTAGGCACGTGGATGGACGCCCAGAGACTCCCCCAGGGCCCGATCACGGGTGAGGCGCCGGTTCTGGGCGGCACGCAGAACGTCATGGTCCGCTTCGAGCGCGGCGGCCGCCCGTACATCCTGCGCAGGCCTCCCGTGCACGCCCGGAGCAGGAGCAACGAGGTGCTGCGCCGCGAGGCGCGGGTGCTGGCGGCGCTGCGTGACACGTCCGTCCCCGCGCCCAGGCTGGTGGCCGCGCAGACCGAGCGGGAGCCGGTGTTCTACCTGATGGAGCCGGTCGACGGGTTCAACCCCTCGACCGGGCTGCCGGAGCCGCACGCCTCCGACCCGGCGATCAGGCACCGCATGGGGCTGGAGGCCGCTGCCGCGCTGGCCGAGCTGGGGCGGGTCGATCCGGGGGTGCTGCCGGGGTTCGGCCGGCCGGAGGGGTTCCTGGAGCGGCAGGTGCCGCGCTGGCTGAAGGAGCTCGACTCGTACGGCGACCTCGACGGCTATCCCGGGCCCGACATCCCGGGCCTGACGGAGACGGCCGACTGGCTCGCGCGCCATCTTCCCCGCACGTTCACTCCAGGGATCATGCACGGCGACTACCACTTCGCGAACCTGATGTTCGCCTCCGACGGCCCCCGCGTCGCCGCGATCGTGGACTGGGAGATGTGCACGATCGGCGACCCGCTGATCGACCTCGGCTGGCTGCTGGCGACCTGGCCGAGCAGCAACGGCCACGTCCCGGGGCTGCCGGAGCCGCGCGAGCTGATCGCGTACTACGCGGCGCTGTCCGAGCGTGACCTGTCGGCCGTCGACTGGTACGCGGTCATGGCCTGCTTCAAGCTCGGCATCGTCCTCGAGGGCACGCACGCGCGGGCCTGCGCGGGGAAGGCGCCCACGGACATCGGGGACGTGCTCCACGCGACCACCTTGGAGCTGTTCGAACGGGCCCGGGGCTTTATGGACGGTATTCTCAGCTGA
- a CDS encoding biotin carboxylase N-terminal domain-containing protein: MITRLLVANRGEIARRVFRTCASLGISTVAVFSDPDADAPHVAEADLAVRLPGARPSDTYLDIGRILDACRATGADAVHPGYGFLSENADFARAVLEAGLVWVGPPPEAIAAMGSKVEAKRLMAEAGVPVLPSLDPAAPGEFPVLVKASAGGGGRGMRIVREAGELALEVESARRESAAAFGDGTVFVEPLLEGARHVEVQVLADRHGTVWALGERECSVQRRHQKVVEECLSPGITAELRERLCEAAVRAARTIGYVGAGTVEFLVKGDRVAFLEMNTRLQVEHPVTELVHGVDLVRLQLEVAEGVPLPAAPPAPAGHAVEVRLYAEDEDYLPQSGVLRRFEVSGDVRVDAGVESGSVISPYYDAMLAKIIGYGASRAEAVRKLVTALRRARLHGVTTNRDLLVKILVNPAFAAGDTHTGFLAPDGPLQGAAAREEEPGELPALAAALAMAAANRRRATVLAGLPSGWRNVRSQPRRARFEEAEVVYDPLPDGVTVISAEPYEVVLERDGVRQTFQVARYDEDGRIYVDHAGGCAELTPVPRLPEPVEHVAPGSLLAPMPGSVLRVEVEAGDRVMKGQAVLVLEAMKMEHRIAAPSDGVVSGVHVEKGQQVDAGAVLAIIQEGTS, from the coding sequence TTGATCACCCGTCTGCTGGTCGCCAACCGGGGCGAGATCGCCCGCCGCGTCTTCCGCACCTGCGCGTCGCTCGGCATCTCCACGGTCGCCGTCTTCTCCGACCCCGACGCGGACGCGCCGCACGTGGCCGAGGCCGATCTGGCGGTACGGCTGCCCGGCGCCCGCCCGTCCGATACCTACCTGGACATCGGACGCATCCTGGACGCCTGCCGGGCCACCGGGGCGGACGCCGTGCATCCTGGTTACGGCTTCCTGTCCGAGAACGCCGACTTCGCGCGGGCCGTGCTGGAGGCCGGGCTGGTCTGGGTCGGCCCGCCGCCGGAGGCCATCGCCGCCATGGGGTCCAAGGTCGAGGCGAAGCGGCTGATGGCGGAGGCGGGGGTGCCCGTGCTCCCTTCGCTCGACCCGGCGGCGCCCGGGGAGTTCCCGGTGCTGGTGAAGGCGTCCGCGGGTGGCGGCGGGCGCGGCATGCGGATCGTCCGCGAGGCCGGGGAGCTGGCCCTGGAGGTCGAGTCGGCGCGCAGGGAGTCGGCGGCGGCGTTCGGCGACGGGACCGTGTTCGTGGAACCGCTGCTGGAGGGCGCCCGGCACGTCGAGGTGCAGGTGCTGGCCGACCGGCACGGGACCGTGTGGGCGCTGGGCGAGCGGGAGTGCAGCGTGCAGCGGCGGCACCAGAAGGTCGTCGAGGAGTGCCTGTCCCCCGGGATCACGGCCGAGCTGCGCGAACGGCTCTGCGAGGCGGCGGTCAGGGCCGCGCGGACGATCGGCTACGTCGGGGCCGGGACCGTGGAATTCCTGGTCAAGGGGGACCGGGTGGCGTTCCTGGAGATGAACACCCGGCTCCAGGTCGAGCACCCGGTCACCGAGCTGGTCCATGGAGTGGATCTCGTACGGCTGCAGCTCGAGGTGGCCGAAGGCGTCCCGCTCCCGGCGGCGCCGCCCGCGCCGGCCGGGCATGCGGTCGAGGTGCGGCTCTATGCGGAGGACGAGGACTATCTGCCGCAGAGCGGGGTGCTCCGGCGGTTCGAGGTCTCCGGGGACGTTCGGGTGGATGCGGGGGTCGAGTCGGGGTCGGTGATCTCGCCGTACTACGACGCGATGCTGGCGAAGATCATCGGGTACGGGGCGTCCCGGGCCGAGGCGGTGCGGAAGCTGGTCACGGCGCTGCGGCGGGCGCGGCTGCACGGTGTCACCACCAATCGCGATTTACTGGTGAAAATCCTGGTGAATCCGGCGTTTGCGGCGGGCGACACCCACACCGGCTTCCTCGCCCCCGACGGCCCACTCCAGGGCGCGGCGGCGCGAGAAGAGGAGCCGGGCGAGCTCCCCGCTCTCGCCGCCGCCCTCGCCATGGCCGCCGCCAACCGCCGCCGGGCGACGGTGCTGGCGGGCCTTCCGAGCGGCTGGCGCAACGTACGCTCCCAGCCCCGCCGCGCCCGCTTCGAGGAGGCCGAGGTCGTCTACGACCCGCTGCCCGACGGCGTCACCGTGATCAGCGCGGAGCCGTACGAGGTGGTGCTGGAGCGGGACGGCGTCCGGCAGACCTTCCAGGTGGCCCGGTACGACGAGGACGGCAGGATCTACGTCGACCACGCCGGCGGCTGCGCCGAGCTGACCCCGGTCCCCCGCCTCCCCGAGCCGGTCGAGCACGTCGCCCCCGGATCCCTGCTCGCCCCCATGCCGGGCAGCGTGCTGCGGGTCGAGGTGGAGGCCGGCGACCGGGTGATGAAGGGGCAGGCGGTGCTGGTGCTCGAGGCGATGAAGATGGAGCATCGGATCGCGGCGCCTTCCGACGGGGTGGTGTCCGGCGTACACGTCGAAAAGGGCCAGCAGGTCGACGCGGGCGCGGTGCTGGCGATCATCCAGGAGGGGACCTCATGA
- a CDS encoding enoyl-CoA hydratase-related protein has translation MTSLVHKDLAEGVATITLDSPPNRNALSVRLLADLADRLHWALAEPEARVIVLTGTGNVFCSGADIKEQKASGAPVTASFPEILSLIWESPKPVICRLNGTARAGGLGLVAACDFAIAPLTASFAFSEVRLGVVPAMISVPVLRRVEPRAAAEYFLTGEVFDAARAAEIGLLTRAVPEEELDATVAHYAELLIKGGPEALAITKRLVREVPGMSFEEGQRRMTELSAERFTSEEGQEGIAAFREKRPPKWAVR, from the coding sequence ATGACGAGCCTGGTGCACAAGGACCTGGCGGAGGGCGTCGCGACCATCACGCTGGACTCGCCGCCCAACCGCAACGCCCTGTCCGTACGGCTCCTCGCCGACCTGGCGGACCGGCTGCACTGGGCGCTGGCCGAGCCGGAGGCCAGGGTGATCGTGCTGACCGGCACGGGGAACGTGTTCTGCTCGGGCGCGGACATCAAGGAGCAGAAGGCTTCAGGCGCGCCGGTGACGGCATCGTTCCCGGAGATCCTCTCGCTGATCTGGGAGAGCCCGAAGCCGGTCATCTGCCGGCTCAACGGCACCGCGCGGGCGGGCGGCCTGGGGCTGGTGGCGGCCTGCGACTTCGCGATCGCGCCGCTGACGGCGTCGTTCGCGTTCTCGGAGGTACGGCTCGGGGTCGTGCCCGCCATGATCTCGGTGCCGGTGCTGCGCAGGGTCGAGCCCAGGGCGGCGGCCGAGTACTTCCTGACCGGCGAGGTGTTCGACGCCGCTCGCGCGGCGGAGATCGGGCTGCTCACGCGGGCCGTGCCCGAGGAGGAGCTGGACGCCACGGTCGCCCATTACGCGGAGCTGCTGATCAAGGGCGGCCCCGAGGCCCTGGCCATCACGAAGCGGCTGGTCAGAGAGGTTCCGGGGATGTCGTTCGAGGAGGGGCAGCGGCGCATGACCGAGCTGTCCGCCGAGCGCTTCACGTCGGAGGAGGGGCAGGAGGGCATCGCGGCGTTCCGGGAGAAGCGCCCGCCCAAGTGGGCCGTGCGATGA
- a CDS encoding acyl-CoA carboxylase subunit beta, translated as MLTKLSELDAEHAKAVAGGGDRYVERHRGRGKLLARERIELLVDPDSPFLELSPLAAWGSEFPVGAGMVSGIGVVEGVECVITANDPTVRGGASNPWTLKKSLRAADIALQNRLPYVNLVESGGADLPTQKEIFIPGGRIFRDLTRLSAAGVPTVALVFGNSTAGGAYVPGMSDYVVMVRERAKVFLGGPPLVKMATGEESDDEALGGAEMHARISGLADYLAEDEHDALRIGRQIVRSLNWRKQGVTPQAAREPRYPVDELLGIVPADLKVPFDPREVIARVVDGSEFEEFKPLYGASLVTGWARVHGYPVGVLANARGVLFSEESQKATQFIQLANQSRTPLIFLQNTTGYMVGKDYEQGGIIKHGAMMINAVSNSTVPHLTIVMGASYGAGNYGMCGRAYEPRFLFSWPSAKSAVMGPAQLAGVLSIVGRASAQAKGQVYDEEADAAMRAMVEAQIEAESLPFFLSGRLYDDGVIDPRDTRTVLGMCLSATNSAPVPEPAAFGVFRP; from the coding sequence ATGCTCACCAAGCTGAGCGAGCTCGACGCCGAGCACGCCAAGGCCGTGGCCGGAGGTGGCGACAGGTACGTCGAGCGGCATCGCGGGCGCGGCAAGCTGCTGGCCCGCGAGCGCATCGAGCTGCTGGTCGATCCCGACTCCCCGTTCCTGGAGCTGTCGCCGCTGGCCGCCTGGGGCAGTGAGTTCCCCGTGGGGGCCGGCATGGTGTCGGGGATCGGGGTGGTCGAGGGCGTCGAGTGTGTGATCACTGCCAACGACCCGACGGTCCGCGGTGGCGCCTCCAATCCGTGGACGTTGAAGAAGTCGCTGCGCGCGGCCGACATCGCGCTGCAGAACAGGCTCCCGTACGTGAACCTGGTGGAGAGCGGCGGTGCGGATCTGCCGACGCAGAAGGAGATCTTCATCCCGGGTGGGCGGATATTTCGGGACCTGACCCGGTTGTCGGCCGCGGGTGTTCCGACCGTCGCGCTCGTGTTCGGGAACTCCACGGCGGGCGGTGCGTACGTGCCCGGGATGAGCGACTACGTGGTGATGGTGCGGGAACGCGCGAAGGTGTTCCTGGGCGGCCCGCCCCTGGTGAAGATGGCCACCGGGGAGGAGTCAGACGACGAGGCGCTGGGCGGCGCCGAGATGCACGCCAGGATCAGCGGCCTGGCCGACTACCTGGCCGAGGACGAGCACGACGCGCTGCGGATCGGGCGGCAGATCGTCCGTTCACTCAACTGGCGCAAGCAGGGCGTCACGCCGCAGGCGGCGCGGGAGCCGCGGTACCCGGTGGACGAGCTGCTCGGGATCGTCCCCGCAGACCTGAAGGTGCCGTTCGACCCCCGCGAGGTGATCGCGCGGGTGGTGGACGGGAGCGAGTTCGAGGAGTTCAAGCCGCTGTACGGCGCCTCGCTGGTGACCGGCTGGGCGCGCGTCCACGGCTACCCGGTGGGCGTGCTGGCCAACGCGCGCGGCGTGCTGTTCAGCGAGGAGTCGCAGAAGGCCACCCAGTTCATCCAGCTCGCGAACCAGTCGCGCACTCCGCTCATCTTCCTCCAGAACACGACCGGTTACATGGTCGGCAAGGACTACGAGCAGGGCGGCATCATCAAGCACGGCGCCATGATGATCAACGCCGTGTCGAACTCGACGGTGCCGCACCTCACCATCGTCATGGGTGCCTCGTACGGCGCCGGAAACTACGGCATGTGCGGGCGCGCGTACGAGCCCCGCTTCCTGTTCAGCTGGCCGAGCGCCAAGTCGGCGGTGATGGGGCCCGCGCAGCTCGCCGGGGTGCTGTCGATCGTGGGCAGGGCGTCGGCGCAGGCCAAGGGGCAGGTGTACGACGAGGAGGCGGACGCGGCGATGCGCGCGATGGTGGAGGCCCAGATCGAGGCGGAGTCGCTGCCGTTCTTCCTGTCGGGCCGCCTGTACGACGACGGGGTCATCGACCCGCGCGACACGCGTACCGTGCTGGGCATGTGCCTGTCGGCGACCAACAGCGCGCCGGTGCCGGAGCCGGCGGCTTTCGGGGTGTTCCGGCCTTGA